The following proteins are co-located in the Imtechella halotolerans genome:
- a CDS encoding arylsulfatase, protein MKTSKIKLILNSILLGVLMNNYGIYAQKNKTHKVQKPNVIYIMADDLGPGMLSYYGQKYFTTPNIDKLANQGTVFSNSYSSTFCAPSRATLLSGYNDCRKNKYVLTSGRGYLASATDPSKDQEIQDKINAAIGKEPDIMYLPQVFKEAGYITGQVGKLDYGFVTTAKQMNNHGWDYHYGYYDHTQCHGFYPMFLHENGMRFSIPGNTHPDAAKTGEWGSDEHQEKARWDMNGKAVYSQDLFLTKMIQFIRENKDQPFFLYHPTQLPHGPVAIPAIHPELVFNDSLTQIEKAYASMVKRLDDDLGVLLNELEELGIAENTMIVFSSDNGHELYYSFKDRVSKPYMNMITNTPYNNVTDKFYSEIGGDVFDGNQGQAGLKRSNWNGGVRVPLFVYWPKKVKSQTTDKLVANYDFMSTMAEMLGVKIHENKDGVSYYNTLVGGKLRNTQYHSSIAFASFMGPALITNDGWKLRYFTPKNIFQLYYLPEDYKEEVDLSTKYPEKVEALKKELIEKCDGDLINGLTSYDRNFIYVK, encoded by the coding sequence ATGAAAACTAGTAAAATAAAACTGATATTGAATAGTATACTACTAGGTGTACTTATGAATAATTATGGGATATATGCTCAAAAAAACAAAACCCATAAAGTTCAAAAACCTAACGTGATTTATATCATGGCTGATGATTTGGGCCCTGGAATGTTATCGTATTATGGACAAAAGTATTTTACCACACCTAATATTGATAAGTTGGCCAATCAAGGTACGGTATTTAGTAATTCGTATTCTAGTACCTTTTGTGCCCCGTCAAGAGCAACTCTTCTATCTGGGTATAACGATTGTCGTAAAAATAAGTATGTACTTACTAGTGGGAGAGGGTATTTGGCTTCTGCTACAGACCCTTCTAAAGATCAAGAAATACAGGATAAGATAAATGCTGCCATAGGCAAAGAACCTGATATTATGTACCTGCCTCAGGTTTTTAAAGAGGCAGGTTATATAACAGGACAAGTTGGTAAGTTGGATTATGGATTTGTTACTACGGCCAAACAAATGAATAACCATGGATGGGATTATCATTATGGCTATTATGACCATACACAATGTCACGGCTTTTACCCCATGTTTCTACACGAGAATGGAATGCGATTTTCAATACCTGGTAATACACATCCAGATGCTGCCAAGACTGGTGAATGGGGATCTGATGAGCACCAAGAAAAAGCTAGATGGGATATGAACGGTAAGGCGGTTTATTCACAAGATTTGTTCTTAACAAAGATGATTCAATTTATTCGTGAAAATAAGGACCAACCCTTTTTCTTATATCATCCAACACAACTACCTCATGGGCCAGTAGCCATACCCGCTATTCATCCTGAATTAGTGTTTAATGATTCCCTAACACAGATTGAAAAAGCATATGCCTCTATGGTTAAAAGATTAGATGACGACTTAGGTGTACTGTTAAATGAACTTGAAGAATTAGGTATTGCTGAGAATACAATGATTGTTTTCTCTTCTGATAATGGGCATGAGTTATATTATTCCTTCAAGGATCGTGTTTCAAAGCCATATATGAATATGATCACTAATACGCCTTATAATAATGTCACCGACAAATTCTACAGTGAAATAGGTGGTGATGTTTTTGATGGTAACCAAGGTCAGGCAGGCCTTAAACGGAGTAATTGGAATGGTGGTGTAAGGGTACCTTTGTTTGTTTATTGGCCCAAAAAAGTAAAATCTCAAACCACCGATAAGTTGGTAGCTAATTATGATTTTATGTCGACCATGGCTGAAATGCTAGGAGTTAAAATTCATGAAAACAAGGACGGTGTATCATACTATAACACGTTAGTTGGAGGTAAACTTAGGAACACACAATACCATTCCTCCATTGCATTTGCTTCATTCATGGGACCAGCATTAATCACAAATGACGGATGGAAACTGAGGTATTTTACTCCGAAGAATATTTTTCAATTATATTATTTGCCTGAAGACTATAAGGAAGAAGTTGATCTGTCAACTAAATACCCTGAAAAAGTGGAAGCTTTGAAAAAGGAACTAATCGAAAAGTGTGATGGAGATTTGATTAATGGACTTACGAGCTATGATCGAAATTTTATTTATGTTAAATAA
- a CDS encoding glycosyl hydrolase family 95 catalytic domain-containing protein, with the protein MMRNIWLLSCALLISCANNGSDTLYGKHDLVSDQLAKTWDEGLPLGNGVIGALVWEKENNLRMSLDNVNLWDLRPMENLNTPFFKFSWVQEQWKNNRYRDVQNTFDVPYDNAPAPSKIPGAAIEFNSKSLGKVTSARLAVSDAISHVSWESGVTFNSFVHATDQVGWFRFKGLKSEIVPILIPPAYQVEDDSTSVASISRQDLRRLGYKKGNVEVKDNSITYTQEGFNGFSYDVHVSWVQNGDVLEGSWSITSSLSESHLTAKELVEEKMKLGYSDSFRTHKQWWRQYWQKSSIQIPDSILEKQWYLEQYKFGSVARDGTPPVSLQAVWTADNGKLPPWKGDFHHDLNTQLSYWASYSGNHLDLENGYLQWMLKNKDTFKKYTQDYFESDGLAVPGVTTLTGEPMGGWIQYAFGPTVSGWLGLHFYWHWRFSMDEVFLKDKAYPWIKDVAVFFDEISVKDENGLRKLPISSSPEIHDNSRNAWFGETTNFDLAAIRWTYEKATELATHLGKTQEAEKWNKLLGEWPNFAIHSSEGLMLAPEHSYTSSHRHFSHLMAFHPYALIDYSKGDAHKTIIDNTVNHLIEKGSDYWTGYSFSWLGNLQARIFDGEGAAKTLRIFAENFCLPNSFHVNGEQHNKGYSKFKYRPFTLEGNFAFAAAIQEMLLQSHTRVIHVFPAIPSTWEDVSFTSLRGDGAFLISAKMEKGNVTHVEIISEKGGELKLRNPFRNHNFKCSSAFTVQDDILHIPTTEGQNILLSMDNK; encoded by the coding sequence ATGATGAGAAATATATGGTTGTTGTCCTGTGCTCTTTTGATTTCATGCGCTAACAATGGAAGTGATACTTTATATGGAAAACATGACTTGGTTTCGGATCAATTGGCAAAAACATGGGATGAAGGTCTGCCATTGGGTAACGGTGTTATTGGTGCTTTGGTTTGGGAGAAGGAAAATAATTTAAGAATGTCTTTGGATAATGTGAATCTTTGGGATTTACGGCCGATGGAAAATTTGAACACTCCTTTTTTTAAATTTTCATGGGTACAAGAGCAATGGAAAAATAATAGATATAGAGATGTACAAAATACATTTGATGTACCCTATGATAACGCACCTGCTCCTTCCAAAATACCAGGAGCAGCTATTGAATTTAACAGTAAGAGTTTAGGGAAGGTTACATCAGCTAGATTAGCAGTTTCTGATGCTATTTCACATGTGTCATGGGAAAGTGGTGTAACGTTTAATTCCTTTGTGCATGCTACTGACCAAGTAGGCTGGTTTAGATTTAAAGGATTAAAAAGTGAAATTGTTCCTATTCTTATACCACCAGCCTATCAGGTAGAGGATGATAGCACTTCAGTAGCTAGCATTAGTAGACAAGATTTACGAAGGCTAGGATATAAGAAAGGGAATGTGGAGGTTAAAGATAATAGCATAACTTATACTCAAGAAGGTTTCAATGGATTTTCATATGATGTACATGTTTCCTGGGTGCAAAATGGGGATGTCTTAGAGGGAAGTTGGAGCATTACTTCAAGTTTATCGGAAAGTCATTTAACTGCAAAGGAGCTAGTTGAAGAAAAAATGAAGCTTGGATATTCGGATTCATTTCGAACTCATAAACAATGGTGGAGGCAATATTGGCAGAAGTCGTCCATTCAGATTCCAGATTCTATTTTAGAGAAACAGTGGTACTTAGAGCAGTACAAATTTGGTTCTGTAGCGCGAGATGGAACACCTCCTGTCTCATTGCAAGCTGTATGGACTGCAGACAACGGTAAATTACCACCATGGAAGGGAGATTTTCATCATGATCTAAATACTCAATTAAGTTATTGGGCTTCTTATTCAGGAAATCATCTTGACTTGGAAAATGGCTATTTACAGTGGATGCTTAAGAATAAAGATACTTTTAAGAAGTACACACAAGATTATTTTGAATCAGATGGATTAGCGGTGCCTGGGGTAACTACATTGACTGGAGAGCCTATGGGTGGATGGATTCAATACGCGTTTGGACCAACAGTGTCAGGGTGGCTTGGATTGCATTTTTACTGGCATTGGCGTTTTTCAATGGATGAGGTCTTTTTAAAAGATAAAGCATACCCATGGATAAAAGATGTAGCCGTTTTTTTTGATGAAATTTCAGTTAAGGATGAAAATGGCTTACGAAAATTGCCTATTAGTTCAAGCCCTGAAATTCATGACAATTCAAGGAATGCCTGGTTTGGAGAGACTACTAATTTTGATCTTGCTGCCATTCGTTGGACTTACGAAAAAGCAACTGAATTAGCAACTCACTTAGGTAAAACCCAAGAGGCCGAAAAATGGAATAAATTGCTAGGAGAATGGCCTAATTTTGCTATCCACTCTTCTGAAGGTCTTATGCTCGCTCCAGAACATTCCTATACAAGTTCCCATAGGCATTTTTCTCATTTGATGGCATTTCATCCCTATGCATTAATTGACTATAGTAAAGGAGATGCACACAAAACAATTATAGATAATACCGTAAATCATTTAATTGAAAAGGGGTCAGATTATTGGACTGGATATTCTTTTAGTTGGTTAGGAAATCTACAAGCACGGATATTTGATGGGGAAGGGGCAGCCAAAACATTGCGAATTTTTGCAGAGAATTTCTGCCTTCCCAATAGCTTTCACGTAAATGGTGAGCAACATAATAAGGGATATTCAAAGTTTAAATACCGACCCTTTACACTTGAGGGAAATTTTGCATTTGCTGCCGCTATTCAGGAAATGTTACTTCAGAGTCATACAAGAGTTATTCATGTTTTTCCAGCTATTCCCTCTACTTGGGAAGATGTGAGCTTTACCTCATTACGCGGGGATGGTGCATTTTTAATTTCAGCTAAAATGGAGAAAGGCAATGTAACTCATGTGGAAATCATCTCTGAAAAAGGAGGAGAGCTAAAATTACGCAATCCTTTTAGAAATCATAATTTTAAATGTTCTTCAGCATTTACTGTTCAAGATGATATATTGCATATTCCAACTACAGAAGGA